In the genome of Girardinichthys multiradiatus isolate DD_20200921_A chromosome 7, DD_fGirMul_XY1, whole genome shotgun sequence, one region contains:
- the dnajc15 gene encoding dnaJ homolog subfamily C member 15: MANNGGASVDEMMRYTEYSPKTTVRSDAEIDRRLGGALIAVGLGVAAAGFAGRYAFQLWKPLGQVFSETVKKMPTSAFSSYYKGGFEQKMSRREASLILGISPAATKAKVRESHRRIMVLNHPDKGGSPYLAAKINEAKDLMEKETRR, from the exons ATGGCGAACAACGGGGGAGCGTCAGTGGATGAAATGATGCGATATACTGAATATTCACCTAAAACAACTGTTAGGAGTGACGCAGAGATAGATAGACGGTTG GGAGGGGCTCTGATTGCAGTTGGTCTTGGTGTTGCTGCTGCGGGTTTTGCAG GCCGTTATGCATTCCAGCTTTGGAAGCCACTGGGCCAGGTTTTCTCTGAAACGGTCAAGAAGATGCCCACATCG GCTTTCTCGTCTTATTACAAAGGAGGTTTTGAGCAGAAAATGTCGAGGCGGGAGGCAAGCCTCATTCTGGGTATCAG CCCAGCTGCCACGAAGGCTAAAGTACGTGAGTCACATCGGAGGATCATGGTCCTAAATCATCCAGATAAAG GTGGCTCTCCATATCTTGCTGCAAAGATCAACGAGGCCAAAGACCTAATGGAAAAGGAAACACGCCGATGA
- the LOC124871846 gene encoding C-type lectin domain family 4 member G-like isoform X1, with the protein MEKKHMHVQHNRLVSSGYLGTCRGSEKCFHLSVILFFGLFSICLLIGLLVANVQYNDAKSQLTKDLQDYKNKLSSTTKDRDQLFSFLNGPAKEQSNLAKQNIDSKCNSNEELLNNLTERLHACNETLFKITKERDYLNIQLVEQPEEASGLQSLSEQNDSKCNLNVENELSTLSDNLTARLRDSGETISFISQERDLLNVKLGKTTKELKRLCQLIENTTCPKGWIKFNCSCYNIFGTGSWDEGREDCISKGGDLVVIDNPDEQNFLSTFKIEAWIGLGDKETEESWRWVDGTSLNFTFWDDSQPNKGKEDEEDCVLVTTNDGAPWHDFPCNAVSAWICEKLPIMFIPKMF; encoded by the exons ATGGAGAAAAAGCATATGCATGTTCAACACAACAGACTTGTCAGCTCTGGTTATTTAGGAACTTGCAGAG GTTCAGAGAAATGCTTCCATCTGAGTGTTATTCTCTTTTTCGGACTGTTCAGCATCTGCCTGCTCATTGGACTGCTGGTCGCCAACGTTCAGT ACAACGACGCTAAAAGTCAACTGACCAAGGATCTTCAGgactataaaaacaaactttccTCCACAACTAAAGACAGAGACCAGCTCTTTAGCTTTCTCAATGGACCAGCTAAAGAGCAAAGCAACTTGGCTAAACAGA atattGACTCCAAATGTAATTCAAATGAAGAACTCCTAAACAATCTGACTGAGCGTCTCCATGCCTGTAATGAAACGCTTTTCAAAATAACCAAAGAGAGAGACTATCTGAACATCCAGCTCGTGGAACAGCCTGAAGAGGCCTCCGGCCTTCAGAGTTTGTCTGAGCAGA ATGACTCCAAATGCAATTTGAATGTAGAAAATGAGCTCTCCACACTCTCAGACAATCTGACTGCGCGTCTCAGAGACAGCGGTGAAACAATTTCTTTTATATCCCAAGAGAGAGACCTGCTGAATGTGAAGCTCGGAAAAACAACTAAAGAGTTAAAAAGGCTTTGCCAGTTGATTGAAA ACACAACATGTCCTAAAGGATGGATTAAGTTCAATTGTTCTTGTTACAATATCTTTGGTACTGGTTCCTGGGATGAAGGCAGAGAGGACTGCATAAGCAAAGGAGGAGATCTGGTGGTGATAGACAATCCTGACGAACAG AATTTTCTTTCTACATTCAAGATTGAGGCTTGGATTGGTTTGGGCGACAAAGAAACTGAGGAATCCTGGCGGTGGGTCGATGGAACCTCTCTGAACTTTAC GTTCTGGGATGACAGTCAGCCTAATAAGGGTAAGGAGGACGAGGAGGACTGTGTACTGGTCACAACGAATGATGGTGCCCCTTGGCATGATTTTCCATGTAATGCTGTCAGCGCGTGGATATGTGAAAAACTACCAATAATGTTCAtcccaaaaatgttttaa
- the LOC124871846 gene encoding low affinity immunoglobulin epsilon Fc receptor-like isoform X2 produces MEKKHMHVQHNRLVSSGYLGTCRGSEKCFHLSVILFFGLFSICLLIGLLVANVQYNDAKSQLTKDLQDYKNKLSSTTKDRDQLFSFLNGPAKEQSNLAKQNIDSKCNSNEELLNNLTERLHACNETLFKITKERDYLNIQLVEQPEEASGLQSLSEQNDSKCNLNVENELSTLSDNLTARLRDSGETISFISQERDLLNVKLGKTTKELKRLCQLIENTTCPKGWIKFNCSCYNIFGTGSWDEGREDCISKGGDLVVIDNPDEQIEAWIGLGDKETEESWRWVDGTSLNFTFWDDSQPNKGKEDEEDCVLVTTNDGAPWHDFPCNAVSAWICEKLPIMFIPKMF; encoded by the exons ATGGAGAAAAAGCATATGCATGTTCAACACAACAGACTTGTCAGCTCTGGTTATTTAGGAACTTGCAGAG GTTCAGAGAAATGCTTCCATCTGAGTGTTATTCTCTTTTTCGGACTGTTCAGCATCTGCCTGCTCATTGGACTGCTGGTCGCCAACGTTCAGT ACAACGACGCTAAAAGTCAACTGACCAAGGATCTTCAGgactataaaaacaaactttccTCCACAACTAAAGACAGAGACCAGCTCTTTAGCTTTCTCAATGGACCAGCTAAAGAGCAAAGCAACTTGGCTAAACAGA atattGACTCCAAATGTAATTCAAATGAAGAACTCCTAAACAATCTGACTGAGCGTCTCCATGCCTGTAATGAAACGCTTTTCAAAATAACCAAAGAGAGAGACTATCTGAACATCCAGCTCGTGGAACAGCCTGAAGAGGCCTCCGGCCTTCAGAGTTTGTCTGAGCAGA ATGACTCCAAATGCAATTTGAATGTAGAAAATGAGCTCTCCACACTCTCAGACAATCTGACTGCGCGTCTCAGAGACAGCGGTGAAACAATTTCTTTTATATCCCAAGAGAGAGACCTGCTGAATGTGAAGCTCGGAAAAACAACTAAAGAGTTAAAAAGGCTTTGCCAGTTGATTGAAA ACACAACATGTCCTAAAGGATGGATTAAGTTCAATTGTTCTTGTTACAATATCTTTGGTACTGGTTCCTGGGATGAAGGCAGAGAGGACTGCATAAGCAAAGGAGGAGATCTGGTGGTGATAGACAATCCTGACGAACAG ATTGAGGCTTGGATTGGTTTGGGCGACAAAGAAACTGAGGAATCCTGGCGGTGGGTCGATGGAACCTCTCTGAACTTTAC GTTCTGGGATGACAGTCAGCCTAATAAGGGTAAGGAGGACGAGGAGGACTGTGTACTGGTCACAACGAATGATGGTGCCCCTTGGCATGATTTTCCATGTAATGCTGTCAGCGCGTGGATATGTGAAAAACTACCAATAATGTTCAtcccaaaaatgttttaa